TTTTTAACATACTTGTTTGTAACCACTTCACTATCCCTTTACATTGTAGTTCTTGCCCTAGGTTGACCTTGTATTCCCTGTAACACAATATCTTATCCTGGATTGTCATTATCTTATCATAACCCTGCAACATCACTACCActgctacatttttttcatttagctgacacttttctccaaagcaacttacaatgttaaggtcacatttattacatgcttacaatcatttacacagctggataattttactgcggcaatttagggtaagtaccttgctcaatggtactacaacaaggggggggggggggatcagacCTGAAaactttggctccaaaggcagtagtgctagccactatgctacaagctgtCCCAGTATCCCAAGTACTTCTGTATCATCCTAAAACTGCAAATCACATTTGACAAAGGGCTCAACTAAATAACAAACAATAATTATATGGCTGACATGTAACAAAATGGCAGTTAGTGAATCatgaaaaagcatttcaaaCTGGAACatgaaatttatatttgaaCATTTAGTGTGGATGCAgtaatttacaaacacacatatatattatatattatcatTATGTAAGAAATGGCCATGTGTAGCACGTAGGACGCTCAAACAACAGTTCTGCCTCCCTTCCTGTTCACCCTGCACAGCCCTGAGGGTAAAAGCATCGTTACTTGAAAGATCGTAAGTCGGAGATCCACTGTGCGGTACATTGGCTTCAGGATTGGgagcttttattttgacattttaacagCGTTGCTGACCGGAAGTCGTAACAAGGATTTCGAGTTCCGTAAACAGTGAATTGATCGGCAGGGATCTCGAGTATTACTTCAGTACAGACTCGAATTAATAGCCATTGATATGCGTGGTTTGTTGTACGAGTTCAAAGACACGAAAGAAACAAACGCATAAGACACGTCTTTTTATAAATCACTATTTTTTCATCAGAAAACAGTAGACtcgaaagtgaaagtaaaatgaATGGAGCCGGTTTCTCTGTGTGACCCTAAAAAAATCCCGCAAAGGTAACGTCGTATGTATTAATTTAAGTTCACGCGCctctttttattctgtttgtcCTGTTAGTGATAAAGTTGTTTGTATGTTAGGCGTCTAGAAGGTGGTTTAGGCCTCTCACAGTGTGTAGCCTACAAATGATccttaaactttttttgcaaaaccttGCAAAAGACTTCTGCTAACAACAAGTAATAGTAAATTACAGCAAaatcccaggaaaaaaaaaatttgtggtATAATTATTACTCAGCATTCTAATTTCAGGAAGTACATCTTGCAACAGTCCTTCTGAGGTTCACATCCTAGTTTCATACCAGCTGTGTGTgatgattttctttttgaaagACTCCTTAAAGCTTTTCATAATGACAGAGATTAGTCATGGACAGcggttttcatgtttttttaaaatgacagcaaaacatTGTTGGGCCTTTCACTGAACCATTAAAGGACATGGCTGCCGTACTATAATTTCTgcatcattttatcattttaccTTTTCGCTGCTGAAAACTGTATTTCCCCCAACATTTCAGTCACTGGGAGAATGGAAATGGTTTTCTTTATGCTTCGGTGTACCATCTGAATTTGtgtctgtaaatgtatttaaacacttctaaaatgtgtttaattgtttttgtttcagggCCTTTAGTACAGGTTTTAGAAGTTTAACACAGGAATTAAGTGCATCATGTACAGTGCGCTGGTGTACGTGTCTACGGTGTGTTTGGACACAGCGATCCTCTGCGCTCTGAGCCTCgggaccgcggaactgctgcctttgtttgGGAACCACGATGTCCTGGGAGGTCTGGTGTGCATGTGGTCAGTGGCGATCACCAGATGGGCACTGATCTGCAGTCTGCTCCTTTCCAACGTGGACCTCAAGCAAAGAGCGGTGATGAAGCGCTGGGCCGCGGCTCACTGCTTCCTCGGCTCTGTGTATGAGAGCTGTAGACAAGTGATGTTTGGAGGTCCGCTTGAAAGTGGTGCTGGTCCGCTGGAGAACCCCTGGTTCCTGGTTTTAAACACAGTAGCAGCTGCTGCTACTTGTCTCTTTTGGGAGATCACATTCCCTGATTCAAACAAGGAAAacaacaggaaagaaaagaagcagaagacTATGGTATTGTTTATTAGAGTGATCTGCTTCCTGAAAAAAGATCTTGTAATTCTTGCAGGGGCACTGATCTTTTTGTTTCTGGCGGTCCTTTGTAAGTATCATTATGCTTTTcccagattaaaaaataaaaaaatgtgaagtcaATTGGAGCTGAACTGGATCTGAAATGATTGTATTTTACCACCTGTTTTGCAGGTGAGCTCTTTGCTCTTTTACAAACTGGAAAGATAATTGATGCTCTGGGCTCCCCATCCCACTGGAATGACTTCCCATCTGCTCTTTTCCTCATGAGTCTCTTCTCCTTTGGCAAGTCAGTGACTGACACGTATAACACGTGCCTCATAATTGCTTTTGCTTTTaacaaatcataaaaaaaactatttttttctccagaaaccTCCAACCCTTTGCTTTCTGTGAAAAAAGTCCTCTACTTTGAGGATTTAGAAAACTGTTCGCTATGACCTGCCTGCTGATACTATGTGAAAGCCTGGTTATACTGTAATGGTAGCAGTTTGAATGTGATAATTATGTTGATCCTTCTCTTTCAGCACACTCAGTGTAGGTTGTCGAGAAGGTTTCTTCAGCTGTGCCATCAGCAGTTTCACACGCAAGGTGAAGGTCCAGCTCTTCGGTTCCCTGGTGTTCCAGGAGATCGGCTTCTTTGAATCAACTAAAACTGGTATAACCTACTTCGCATCTGCATGCCAAATACCATATGAATGCATTGGTTGCTTTGAATTTCATCCTGCTGCTTGGCTTTTTACAATCAGTTTTAAAAGCCATGATGATAATGGAAGTGCCATGTAGTCAAAGCCAACTCACAGTGACCACTTGGATGGTTCCCAAGGCAAGGGACTGAATGAAAGTGGTTGGAAgccatattttaattaaatgtgtcaGAATATGGTTCTTTATGGAGTAATATCTGAATATTTaatctgaattattttaaatacctattttaatttcagtgaacaaaaagacttttaaattaGGTAAAAAGCTTAAAACAAGTATCCAGTAACAAAAAATAGTGCATTGTTTAAACATAAGGAAACGTTAATGTTAGGTGCTACTGATAGTTACTGTCATTTTGAGGTTCAGTGACTAGTTCCAGGCTGAGGGACATTTCTGCTGGTTAATGTGTGAGTGCATCCTACAGGGGATCTTGCATCCAGGCTGTCTGCAGACACTGGTCTGATGGGACACGTCGTTTCTTTGAGTaccaacctcctactgaggacCCTAATTGAGTTACTGGGCATAATGGTTGTCATGTTCGGTCTGTCCTGGAAGCTGACCTTACTGATCCTGATGGAGATACCTCTCACTAGCCTGCTGCAGAGCATCTATGACACATACTACCAGGTATGGTCACTTTAAAGACCAAAGCATACTTATGAGCAACACATGATTAATATCCAAGACTGTAGTACTGAATGTGTGCTCACTGAAATGAAGCCATAACTCCAGGTTTTGGTGTAAAGCAGTCAGTTGCAAATAGTGGCCAGCCTAACACTctcttaaaaaatgtaattctaaatATCGCACTCAGGTTGATGTTGACTGCATGATATCTTTGTCTGTGTGCTATGAGAAAGGTATTTTAGGAATCTGAAGTATTGCAACATCCAAACTAATATGTAAATGATTTAAGTGTTACTGATGGTACCCTGTGGTTTTGTCTGGCTGGGTTGCAGAGGTTTTCAAAGGAGATTCTTGACTCCATGGCACGGGCAAACGATGTGGCGAGTGAGGTCATGGCAGGCATTAGGACTGTGCGGAGCTTCAACATGGAGCGAAACGAGGCCCTGCGCTACAGTAAAACGCTGCTGGAAATCCACAGCCTGAGGACCCGCAGAGATGTAGTCCGAAGCATCTATGGGCTGCTCCGGAAGGTATCAGTGTCTTTGTTTGCCTTTTCCCTCAAATAGAATGTGAGCCCTGATGCAATTCATACTGAATAAAGAAATAGAGCACCAGTGTTGTTAACCTAGTGCTGAGGATTTTATGAATGGAGTACCTAAGCGTACGGATTTTTACTTCTTAATCACATATAATATACTATGTGTGCTAATAACATCTCCTTTCCACTATTGTGACACTGTGTTTTGGCATTGAAAATTTCACAGTGTGTTTTGCAATCCATAGGTGACTGACCTGGGAATACGGGTTGCCATGCTGTGCTATGGGCAAAAGTTGATCCTTTCTGGTCAAATGAGCACAGGTACCCTGGTCTTCTTCATCTTTTACCAGAGGGACCTGggaaacagaataaaagtaAGCCTAACAGAGTTAAAAGCTGTGAAACTTCCATAGACTCAGTAAGCTTTGAGTAACTCATGTAGATAAATAGATggaaagatagatagataactgTATTAATTCCAAAGGGAATAgcacaaggctacagcagcatgcATACCACAAAGTCAGGACTGATAAAACAGAACACTACAATAAATATCTCATTTTGACACATGTAAATGAGTGcagataaaaatgttaaagtctTGTGGATCGCTCAAAATTGTTTGGACATTAAGAAGTCAGTACCATGCCAATAGCAAGGGCTCATCATTGAGCTGAGGGGCCACTAGCAAAAATGATCTTAAGGTAACAGTTCATGAAAATAGTGCAAATGGCCGccgagatttaaaaaaaaaaaaaaaacaaaaaaactgtgatttctgtgtttattgGTATCAATAAATAGTACCTGGAAATACCATAAGGGAATAAATGATGAATACAAAAATTTACCTGTAATTTTACATTGCAAGGAACTATAATGAACACACCATATAAATATCTTGATGAAAATGTACTCAATACTAAAAAGGAGATTGTGGTTATAATATTAACAGAATTTGGTATGACAAGATTTGGTTCCGTATATTAATAGTTTGGTGAACTGTCTTTCAGACTTCAGTTTGGATTCTTGGTGACATTGTGAACTCTCTGAGTACAGCTGAGAAAGTGTTTGAGTACCTGGACAGGAAGCCCCAGGTGAGCACAGATGGGACCCTGCAGCCAGATACTCTGAGAGGACACATCCAGTTCCACAATCTTACCTTCTCCTATCCAGCTTACCCAGACCAGCCCGTCTTGCAGGTGAAAATTGCCTACATGTGTGGTTTTTGAAGAGTGTttgccatatactgtataagagAGAATCATTGTCATGAATTTAATATCTGTGGCTCTTTTGTTGGATTGTGCTAGTTCTCCTGCCTGGTTTCTCTTTAGAAGAGTCCCATTCAAATGTACAAACTGTGAGTTTCATATTCTCTGAGTTTCTGCTCTTTGCTGATTCAGGGCCTCTCTTTGGAGGCGAAACCGGGGCAGATGACTGCGCTCGTGGGGCCGTCTGGTGGGGGTAAGAGCACCTGTGTGAGTCTCCTGGAGCGATTCTACCAACCACAGGATGGTGAGATCCTGCTGGATGGACAGCCCCTTCAGAGCTACCAGCATCAGTACCTCCATAGCAAGGTAAATAATTACCTTCATTATTTCCTACACAGCAAGGCTAACCTGGTTAGTAACTGGTGTTACTAACATCAGTGCCTACAcggcaattaaaatatttagctaTTCATGTCAGTGCTTACACAGCAAGGGTAGTACAGAGATACCTATACCATTATCTTTACATTGTGGTAATATAGGTACCTGCTTCAGTACCTGCATAGCAGGGTAAATGCCAAGCTACACATGTCTGTTCTTGCTGAGAAAGATGAATGGTTACATCATCTTGGTTGATACTTAACTATTAACAACAGTACTTGCCCAGCAACCTAAACAGACAGCTACCAACACTAATACTGGCATAGCGAGATGAATACTCAGCTGCTTAGTGTACAACACTGTTTCTTTGCCTTGACAGGTTGCCATGGTGGGTCAGCAGCCTATATTGTTCTCAGGGTCCATTAGGGACAACATTGCTTATGGCCTGAAAAACTGCTCCATGGAAAGGGTTATACAGGCCGCGCAGAAAGCCAACGCCCACGAGTTCATCAGCCAGCTGGAACACGGCTATGACACAGGTACACACTGTCAAACACATTTCTTATTTCCAGAAGAATTTCCGGAGATGGACACCAGCTGGTGGCATGCTGTTACATAGACCGATACTCAGCTAAGCATAACCTACTGCTTTCATACAAATAATGACACAACATTCTTAGTGTACCTACCAATAGTCTTCCGCTACCTTAAAAAGGTcatttgttccagaaaaacCATTTGTAACAAACTTTCATAACTTGAAGACGTAATTGTCATTAGTTTTAATAGTAAAAGTTTTTATGTGTTCCTGAGTCcccaaaagtgacacccatttatgttaaaatattaccAAACTCAATCAAAAATACACTAGTAATTAACATTGGTTATCATGACACAACACAAAGCACTTTCACTTcataattactctataatactgtatgacttTATCATTATTACCATATTGATAATacgctaataataataataatagtactgaatgtctgtttacttgcactcattcagctctttctgaGTTCCTACATACCGTACCCTTAAATGCTCATTAACACAATATATATGGGatattcagtgtttatgtattaattcagcctTGAATGCAAAAAAACGTCaagacataaaataaatgtataaaaacaatgcaaatgaatttgcacTCATTGAACAAACTGACATGGTGTCTGAGCACTGGGCTGCGTGATCCAACATGAGCTCAGTCTTTGTGTTGCGTACATTTTATTGTGAGTTGCAGTGTGTGTAgcagtcctgtgtgtgtgtgtctggaccAGATGTTGGGGAACACGGGGGTCAGCTCTCTGGGGGTCAGAAGCAACGCATCGCCATCGCCAGAGCTCTGATCAGAGAGCCACAGGTACTCATCCTGGATGAGATCACCAGCTGCCTGGACACAGAGAGTGAGCAAATGGTACAGTAACTTTCTTCATGACCTGTAAATATTGTTCCCACCCTGAGTTCATATCCACCGTGTACAGTGGTACAGAAATTAGCCTTTTTTGAGTTAGCAGCAGTTTGAGGTTAGTTTGCTGTTGTATGATAGCTGTTGATACTTTCCCACTTTTTACAATTCGCAAAGGTTGCTTTAATATATGAAATCGGCTTTGACGTTGAAAGCTGTGGAATTTGACTGCTTTGTGATCATATTTACTATTGTagtacacatacatattttcatgAGTTGTATCTATTTGTTGTAGGTTCTGCAGGCCTTGGCCAACTGCCCCTCCCAAACCCTACTGGTTATTGCTCACAGACTGAAGACGGTTGAGAGGGCAGATCAGATCTTTTTGATTGACAGAGGGGTTATAATAGAGAAGGGAACTCACCATGAGCTGATGGAGAAGAGGGGCAAGTACTACAAACTCAGAGAAATGATCTTTACAGAAAAAGGTCTAGAAAACTGACGTTAATAATGTTGTTCAACAACATATAATGTTACTTGTATAACTTAACACAGAAGATTGCTGTTATCTGACTTGCACTCTCATGGGCTTTCCATAAATGCATGaagctgatttaaaaataattttgtagatGGTTTCTATGTTTACATTGTGCAAACCACTTACCTGCTCTGGTATGGACTGTCTTGGATGCTTGCGTACCATGAATAATACCTGTTGTCTCTGAATGTACTAATCGTTTCTGCAGCGAAAGTGTGTATTCACACATTAATGTAAAAGTGAGTGAAAGGTgcttattttctgtaaatagaccatataacacatttaatagtgtgtaaatataaaaacagactAAAACGTGTGTATGAAATAGTAATGTGTCATCTTTATTTCTCTTGTGATTCTTAGATGGATAGATGATtcgtagattttttttaaaaaatcccacAGAAAATCATACAAATGAGCTTCATTGCTTTATTTACTGTTGTTCGCTCATTTGAAAAGCTGGTTCAGCAGACTTGACAAAAGAGTATAACTAAATTCTTGATAAATCGCCATGTGATCATAATTTAGGGTAACAGCAATagcagtgtgagtgtgtatctttgtttttgttttgcgtGGGAATGTATGGCATTTACCGGTCTGCACGCATAGCCGTGCTGGAAAGTCCCGTCTTGCCATAGTCACTCTGCCTGGCTGCACCATTGCCTCTCAACCCGAAGCTCCATCACCCCCTACAGGAGGTCAGTACTGCAACACGACAGACTGCGGTCGCCGAGCAGCAGCCATTTCATCACCAAACTCGCATTCCTCCAGTATCTGCAAAATGCCGGACAAATCGAAACACATCGGAACCATATTAGATATCATATTCCTTACTTGTgcaatttataaaacaaaaaggtttaTACTGAAGATTTTAATTATGCAGGAgttaagaatgaaaaaatagGAAGTTTGTGAGAGAAATACCTTAAATCCAGTTAGGATTATTGTGAGCATGTGGTTATGTTCTGATAAGCAGGAACCTTTTTGTTGTAATGTCATGTCAGTTGACTGGCTGGTTTTCAGTATTGATGTAAAACCCCTATTTACTGTACACCTCATTTCACATGTTCTTTTCCAACGTGGCCCATCTCCTTCTCCTGACCTTTATGAATACATCCCGCTTCCCAGTTTTCTTAGAAATGTACGTGGTGAAACATCTGCATGCTTCTGCCCAGGGTAGCACGCCACACTCTTCAATGTTCAGTCTGTTGCTCGGTGCTTGGGTTTTGGCTGGGATCATGAAGGTAAGACCTCTGTCTCAGAGGAGTCCCTGTATCACTGTGCCTTGGAGCCCAAAGCCCTAGTGCCCACAGTTTAGGGCCCTAACAGTAGGACAGTGTAGATACCCTGgctttgtgtaatatttaataaaatttggTATTTACATGAACATACTAAAATCTGAACCAAATTCCAGTGGTATAAAGTCAGTTGAGGTGATGTCACATGGGAAAGGACAGCAATGCTCTTTACTGGCAGGGGGTCACTCCTCATTCCTGTTTCTGACGGAGAAAACATTTATAATAGACTTTGATTAGCCTCCATCCTAAAGGTGACCCTTAAGTTTTTATcgttatctttttttattacttttgagaaaaaaaggcCATCTTGGCACAGTCATAGACATGCAATAGCATGCAACAAATATACTGAAAACTGTCTGCAATTTCGTCCTTATTTGGAGAAATACCTTTGCTTTGTTTAGAAATCGAAAGTGTAAGTATGCAAGCTGTACGTTActatttacatgttttgttCCTGTGTGACATAATATTTATGGGTATGAGTAGAAGTGTATGGTGCTTACCAACCCTGATGGAAAGTCCCATCTTACCACTTGTCTGCCTATCTGTCTGGCAGTGTGCCTGGTTGCACCACGCCTCTCAGTATGGTCTCTATCGACCTCTACAGGAGGCCAGTGCTGCTACAGGTTATGGGGCAGGAGAGAAACAGTCACCATTTCATCGCCAAATTTCTGTGTCCGTAGCGTTTACAAAATGTCGGGCGGTGGATTAAGGCACAAAATTGGAATATCAAATGGGACACTGGAATTTCTATGCTTTTTCTTTTGGCTTTGAACTAAGCACTACACACCTACACTTTTATTACACAATTAGTATTCACAAAGCACCAGCAAAATTTCACGAGTGGCGATCCAAAGAAGTGCAACATTTTAATTCCTTTGTTCATTTGAATTACAGCGACAGGAACACACATTCTCTAAAAGGCTAAAGGAGTtaatcagtaataaaaataactgcaagttTCCACACAGATACAAAAAACTTCAGTTCTGACAATTGGGAAATTTCGTCAAATATGTAttatgtgtgcttgtgtatcTATTAGTGGTTTTATCCGTATATATTTATACCgtctacaaaaaatatatttcagtcaTGCCTTGTTCTTATTACATCCTTATGTTATGTTTCTGCAAATATGGTTTGAGCTGGTGTTTGCATAAAGTTGCTCTGTAATCtgttgtttgcatgtgtgtgtgtccatttctgttttgtttttgagttCTGAGTCTGCAGATAAGGGGATGGTTATGTATACTGGTGTGTATTGGTTCATTTGGCACAGCATCACGCTGGGAAGCCCCAGCTCCTACACTTTCACTTTTGGTCTCCCTTCTCATCCCTTCCAGTGTCCAACTCCACATACAGAACCAAATCCCCATTAGCAACTTTTCAAAATTTCAGGAACCAGGTGATATTGCAGTTGAACCTTTTCTTCCtatttgttttgttcagtgCCCTTTATTGTATCTCTGCTATtggaacaaacaaaatacataaactaTTATATAAATGGTCAACCATAAAAAACCCATTAGTTCTCAGCTTTATTCCTTTTAGTCTTATTTGACAATTATAAATTTTGAAACacgcacacatcatctgaagccgcttgtcccatatgggggtcgtgggaagctggagcctaacccagcaacacagggcgtaaggctggagggggagaggacacacccaggatgggacgccagtccgttgcaaggcacctcaagcgggactcaaaccccagacccaccggacagcccactgcaccaccgtgccaccgcccACCCCcaaattttaaaacactttcaaTTAATGATACTGCattcatttatataaatttaaaaatgatttgaaCTTATAgtgcattcatttacatttacattaatgcatttggcagactcttctctccaaagccatATGCAGCTCAAAGGGAAGTGCATCCCACAACAGATGGAGGGTTTAGACATACACAATATTGTTGAAGCACTGCTTATTTCATACAGCCATTGTCATAGCACACATGTATTCCAGTTCACATGTATTAAAGTGATAAACATATAGGAGAATAAACTGTACTGTAACAGAACTGATTATGGCCCTGTTTtctataatgttcttttttggattttatCTCCAAGCGCTAGTCATCCAGTCAGACAGGAAATACCACATGTGCCCTTTAAAGTACACCCGCATAGCTATCATGCTATTGATGCCTGGCATCATTGATTGTGCTCTATGTGTAATTATGTACAAAACTAGTGGCAATATTCTCAAACTTCAGCAGAGAAAACTACTACAACCGCACCACTCTAACCATATGCAATATTTCTCCATATGTCATTCAATCATAAACCTAATTGACTGTGTATGAATTATAACCAGTGAGCTCAAAAACTATACAACCTTCAAAAACATTATGCCACCCTGCAAATTAATCACATTCAAGCCAGAACAATCATGTAAGTGAACTTAAGTCCGCTTGAGTTAGTTAATTTAAATGGCACCGCAGATAATGCTAATACTTCATAGCATGCCGGATGTGGTTTGACATTTGGGGGCTGCACCTGGTTAAGTCTGTACAGAATTTAATTGTTCTCACCATATCTGTTTGCatccccaccacacacacagaccaaaaatattcaaaaggaAGTCATAGCATACCACTTGCATACCCTCATTTACTTTGGAAACAACAAGTTTTCTTGTGGGTCGATTGAGAGAGCATCACTTTCTGAAGGTTATGCATGGCGTATAAATGGCTTTGCAATGAATTATGAAGGTGAAAACATCACACGGACATCAGAATGCCAATGTTACATGTCCTAATGTACATTAATCCCACTCTGGACAGATTTGTGATTACAGCAGTAATGCcggaaaatacaaacacaaaacacattacCCTCAAATCAGTGTCAGAATGATTACATGTCACTCCTACTTCAACACTAAATTTAACAACAGTAAAGAGCCTTAAACTCATGATCTccggaaacaaaacaaaacgcCAATAATGACTAATGTACTGATGTGTGGTGAGATGCAGTGGACTCCACTGGTGGGTTTAAACTGTTTTCAGTTATGTTAGGTAAGTGTTCCACAGTAAAGGTTTCCCATTACTCACTGCAGTGCAGTCAAGGAAGGATTCATCAGTGACACCACTGGCAGTTTTAATTGACTTTTGAAAGCAAAGACTGCAGTTGACACACACTGTTTACAAACGTCCAGTTTCACGTGATTTCAAAGCACTGGCATCACTCTAAAGAATTGTTGGCACTGATGCTGTTCCAGGCACCATTGTCATCCATTTATAGGTATGTTGTTTAGATTAAAAACAATGCACAGGTTTTACAGCTTTAAAGCCAagtaaagaaacaaaacaggttttcatcaaagacacacacacgagtcATGGTTCACCGctctgaaaaaatacatacatttatttcatctgTCATGATAGAAACCCTAAAAGGTTAATTTTATCATTAAAGAGTTAATGGTAGGGTGCTGTTAATCTCTGTCTAAGCAGTGTTTGATagcaaaaatgtaataatacgtGTGCAATATGATTCCCTTCCGCTCCGTTGTTTGCAAGAAAACCGGATTGGCATAAAGTCACCATGGCAATGCGCCATTCGGCATACACGTCGTATGCCCAGTGAACAGTGAAAGTATGTGACAGGCAGAACAAGAACATTTTACTGAACTCTTATGGACTGACGTTCgtt
This genomic interval from Scleropages formosus chromosome 23, fSclFor1.1, whole genome shotgun sequence contains the following:
- the tap2a gene encoding LOW QUALITY PROTEIN: antigen peptide transporter 2a (The sequence of the model RefSeq protein was modified relative to this genomic sequence to represent the inferred CDS: substituted 1 base at 1 genomic stop codon); this encodes MWSVAITRWALICSLLLSNVDLKQRAVMKRWSAAHCFLGSVYESCRQVMFGGPLESGAAPLENPWQPWFLVLNTVAAAAACLFWEITFPDSNGESNGKEKKQKARVLFMRVLRFYRPDYLLLLGAFVFLSAAVLCEMFIPFYTGKVIDILGTQYHWHDFRAAIFFMGLFSITRLVAMARLHFGASQRSKLFDCLXNLWGSFVYEVLTLRCLWFFSSLSAGCRGGLFMCAISSFTSRVKVKLFGALVHQEIGFFELTKTGDLTSRLSTDTTLMARAVALNVNVLLRTLIKTLGMLSLMCSLSWKLTVLMLMETPATGLLQSIYDAYYQRLSREVQDSMARANDVAGEAVAGIRSVRSFSTEKSESLRYGNKLLDTHKLIVRRDTVRTLYLLLRRLTGMAMQVAMLYYGRRFIQSGQMTTGNLVSFILYQTDLGDNIRTLIYIFGDMLNSVGAAGKVFEYLDRKPQVSTDGILQPDTLRGHAQFHNLTFSYPTRPDRPVLQGFSLELKPGQMTALVGPSGGGKSTCVSLLERFYQPQEGEILLDGQPLQSYQHQYLHSKVAMVGQEPVLFSGSIRDNITYGLKNCPLEKVYDAAQKANAHGFISQLEHGYDTDVGERGGQLSGGQKQRIAIARALIREPQILILDEITSCLDTETEHMIQQALVSCPSQTLLVIAHKLKTVEKADQIVLIDNGTVLEKGTHQELMDRKGSYYRLREKIFTENSPQNSHKFNTGIKCIMYSALVYVSTVCLDTAILCALSLGTAELLPLFGNHDVLGGLVCMWSVAITRWALICSLLLSNVDLKQRAVMKRWAAAHCFLGSVYESCRQVMFGGPLESGAGPLENPWFLVLNTVAAAATCLFWEITFPDSNKENNRKEKKQKTMVLFIRVICFLKKDLVILAGALIFLFLAVLCELFALLQTGKIIDALGSPSHWNDFPSALFLMSLFSFGNTLSVGCREGFFSCAISSFTRKVKVQLFGSLVFQEIGFFESTKTGDLASRLSADTGLMGHVVSLSTNLLLRTLIELLGIMVVMFGLSWKLTLLILMEIPLTSLLQSIYDTYYQRFSKEILDSMARANDVASEVMAGIRTVRSFNMERNEALRYSKTLLEIHSLRTRRDVVRSIYGLLRKVTDLGIRVAMLCYGQKLILSGQMSTGTLVFFIFYQRDLGNRIKTSVWILGDIVNSLSTAEKVFEYLDRKPQVSTDGTLQPDTLRGHIQFHNLTFSYPAYPDQPVLQGLSLEAKPGQMTALVGPSGGGKSTCVSLLERFYQPQDGEILLDGQPLQSYQHQYLHSKVAMVGQQPILFSGSIRDNIAYGLKNCSMERVIQAAQKANAHEFISQLEHGYDTDVGEHGGQLSGGQKQRIAIARALIREPQVLILDEITSCLDTESEQMVLQALANCPSQTLLVIAHRLKTVERADQIFLIDRGVIIEKGTHHELMEKRGKYYKLREMIFTEKGLEN